The DNA sequence GGCACGAGCACCGCGGCGGCGAGCAGCGTGCCCGCGGTCATCACCCCGCAGGCGTCGAGCAGCAGCCGCACCACCGGGAGCGACCAGGTGACCAGCGGCCCCGCCGTGGGCAGGTCCACGATCGCGCGCGGCGGTCCGCTCAGCCCGAACAGCAGGGCCGCCACCAGCACCCCGGCCCCGCAGGCGAGCGTGGCCAGGGCCCACAGCGCGATCCGGGGCCGCCCGCCGGCCTCACCGGGGGACGCGCCCGCGGCGCGGGCCGGCACCGGCCCCTCGTCCGCGACGTGGACGCCGGCCCGCTCGGCCGGGGAAACCTTCGACACCATCACACCTCCAACGCACCGCCGCCCTCGCCGGGGCGTCACCGGTGGATACGCGGCGAAGGCCGGTTCCGGCACAGCCGGAATCCGCGGCCCGGTACGGCACGGCGCGACCGGCCCGGCGCTGATAAAGTGACGCGTCCTGTCCGGCACGCCGCCGCCACGGCGCGCGCGGGCCGTGCGCGCAGATCTTCGCCCGATCCGTACGTCCAGCCCGGGGGGAGCCCGCATGCAGGATGACCGGCCGACGCCCGACGACCCGCTCGCCGCGGTCGCGCAGGTGATCGCGGGCTTCGGTGTCGGCGGGCGGCCGCTGCGGGAGGCGGTGGCGCGGCTCACCGAGCACGAGCACACCCTGGCGGCGCTCGTCCGCGACACGGGGCTGTCCCGCCGGACCGTCGAGGAGCTGCTCGCCGCGATCGGCCCCGACCTGGTCCGCACCGGCGGCGCGGAGCCCGCGTTCACGATCGCGCCCGGCAGGCGCGCCGCCTACCGCGCGCTGTGCCGGTACGACCACCTCGCCGCGACCCGGCCCGCGGACCCGCTCGCCGCGCGCATGGCCGCGTCGGCCGAGCTGGTCGCCCGCATGGCCGAGCTGGTCGCGGCCGCGCCGGTGGCGCGCAAGGCCCTCGACCACGTCGCCGCGACCCCGGAGACCACGGTGCGCCGCGCGCTCTGGCTGGAGGCGACCTTCGACCTCGCCGGGCGGCGCCTGCTGTGCGTCGGCGACCACGACCTCACCTCGCTCGCGGCCTGCCAGGTCGTGCCGGACCTCGCCGTCACCGTGGTCGACATCGACGAGCGCATCCTCGAGTTCATCGACCGCCAGGCGGCCCGGCTCGGCCTCGCCATCCGCTGCCTCTGGGCCGACCTGCGGTTCGGCCTGCCCGCGGGCGCGGCCGAGAGCTCCGACCTGGTCGTCACCGACCCGCCGTACACCCCGGAGGGGGTGCGGCTGTTCCTCGCCCGGGGCCTCGCCGGGCTGCGCGACCGGGAGAACGGCAGGCTCGTCATGGCCTACGGGTACGGCGAGCGGCATCCCGCGCTCGGCCTGAAGGTGCAGCGCGCGGCCCAGGACCTTCACCTCGCCTGCGAGGCGATGCTGCCGGACTTCAACCGCTACGTCGGGGCGCAGGCGATCGGCTCGACCAGCGACATGTACGTGTTCCGGCCCACGGCGAGGACCTGGCCGCTGCTCGAGGAACGTCCCGGCGCGGCCCGCACCCGGATCTACACGCACGGGCCGCAGTCCCTCGAGGCGTCCGGCGCCCGGCTCGACGACGCCGTGATCGACGCCCTGGTGGCCGCCGCGTCCCCCGCCCCGGGCGAGGACGCGAACCCCGGTACGGCACGGCCGGACGCGCCGCCCGCGGTGACCGCGGTGACCGGCCCGGGCCTGCCCGCCGGCCACCCCGCGCTCGCCGGCGCCACCCGGCTCGACCTCGGTACCCTGCTCACCGAGGGCGCGCCCGGCAGGACCCTGTCCCGGCCGGACGCGACCGTCGCCGCGGACCTGACCGAGGACCCCGGCCCCTGGCTGCTGCGGGTGCTGCTCGCGGTGAACGCCGCCCGGCTCGCCCTGCTCGTGCCGAACAACCACCCCGACCTGGCGAACGCCGAGGGCCAGCGCACCCTCGCCGACCTCGTCGGCGCCAAGTACACGCTGCGGTTCCGCCGCAGCACCCCGACCCCGAGGCTCGCGATCGTCGAGGCGACCGCGGTCCGCCCCGGCCCGGCCGACCCCGCCGCGCCGCTCCGGCACGGCCTGCTCACCCGGGCGCACGGCAGGCTCGGCAACGTCTGGCGCGAGGCGCTGATCCGGGCCGCCCGCGACGCCCGGGGCCTGACCCTCACCCGGAACCAGGCCCGCGCCGCGGTCGAGAGGCTCACACCGGACCCGGACCTGCTCGCCCTCCGCCTCGTCGAGCTCCCCCGCCACCGGATCCGCGAGCTGCTCGCCACCCCGTTCCCCGACCTGTGAGCCGCCCCGCCCGCCGGGTACGGCGCGGCGGGACGGCGTGCGGACGGCATGCGGACGGCATGGCGGGCGGGCCCGACGGCTCTGCCGCCCCTCTCGGGCCCGCCCGCACCGGTGCCGGTGACGCGTGATGCGAAATGGTCCCTTATGTCGCCTTCGGCATCCCTCCTCGCGTTATTCCGCCCTTGACCGGTCGGCTCTTTCGGAACGGCCGCACGGCCGTTCCATCCGGCCCCGCCCGCAGCATGCGACACATTCGGGAAATCGTTTCGGCAGCGCGTTTCACATCAGGTCCGGGCCGGGATCCGCGGGTATTTCGCCAGTCGTTTCCGGACGGTCCTGGAAATGTTTTCCGGCGCCGGTCCGGAGTACCGGCACGAGGGTCCCTCGTCACTCTGCGTAGCCGGTGGCCCGTTGCCGGTCCGGCCTGCGGGGGCGCGTGGCCGGACCGGGGCGGCGGTGCGCCGGATCAGTAACCGCCGCCCGAGGAGCCCGAGCCGCTCCCGCTCGTGGAGGTCGTGCCGCTCCCGCCCGCCGGGTCGCCCTTGCGCGCCGGGCGGATGATGCCGAGCAGCCCGTGCTGCGCCTTCTGGATGCCGGCCGAGTACCACACCGCGTCCTCACCGCCGAGCCGGGCGGAGCCGCGCTCCAGGTCCCACAGGCCCTCGATCGCGACCGGCCTGCCGTTCGGCAGGCGCAGCGTGCCGAGGTGACGCCCGGTGCGCGGGTGGAAGGCGTTGATCCGCCCGTCGCCGAAGTTGCCGATGAGCAGGGCGTTCGAGAAGCTGCCGAACCGCTTCGGGGCGAGGATCATCGCCCACGGGGCGTTGAGGTGGCCGCGGCTCACCATGCGGCGCAGGAACCGCCCCGACGCGCTGAACGCGCTGACGAAGCCCTTGCCCCTGCCCGCGACCGACTTGCCGGTCCGCGGGTCGCGCAGGGCGTAGGCGACCATCACCACGTCGCCGACGACCTCGACGTTGTAGGCGTGGTAGTTCTTGGGCAGCAGCGGGTCGCGGAACGCGCGGCGCCCCAGCTTGAGCTTCTGGAAGTCGGCGTCGAAGACGTCGATGCGGTTGTTCGCGAAGTCCGCGGCGAGCAGGAAGTTGCCGCGGTTGGTCTCCATCAGGGCGAGGCCCTTGTAGTCGGCGTGCCGGGTGAACGCCGCGATGATCGCGTTCTTCGGGTCGGCCTCGGGGGTGAACGCGCTGATCACGCCGGCGGCGCTGGCGAAGATGTGGGTCGCCGGGCCCTTGCCCGCCGGGCCCTGGACGACGAAGTCGTCGGTGGGGTTGATGACCTGGCCGGTCGGGCGGCCGCCGGGGACCGCGACCTCGACCTGCTCCTTCTTGATCGTGCCCACGCCGCCGGTGTAGAGCGTGACGGTGCCGCTGCCGGCGTTCGTGACCGACAGCGACTTGCCGAGGGAGATGCCCCAGGGGTTGACGAGCTTGGGATCGGTGAGCTTGGTCTTGCCCGATATGTCCGATACAAGGGGAATCTCGGCGTAGCGGGTCACGGGCGTCGTGCTCGTCGCCGACCCGCCGCTCGTGCCTCCCGTTGTCGCGTGCGCAGGGACCGTGCCGGTGATGCCCAGGACGAGTGCCGCAGCGCAGAGCGTGACGATGCGTGGCCGCATCTGGCCTCCTGTCTCGTCGGCATGCGCTTTTTCAGTTCGCACGAGAGGGTGCACATGCGCGTGGTTTCGGTGCTCCGCGCGAACCTCTTACGCCGCGAGATACGCCACCGCCCGCGGAGTGGTTCAGCCCGATTCCCAGAGAATTCTCAGAAACATTCTCCGGCCGCCGCGGCACCGGCCGCCGGGTTATCGGAGCGCACCGCACAGATAACGCTCGGCGAGTTCACACGTCCCCGCCGTGTACCCGGCGCCGAGCTCGCGGGCGATGTCGACGCCGGTATGGGTGCCGATCCAGGCGACCAGCAGCAGCCGGCGGAACAGGATGAACGTCCAGATCTCCGCCTCCTCCTCGCGGCTCAGCTCGTGCACCGAGCGGTAGCCGCGCACCCAGGAGTCGATCATCTCCGGCACCAGGGGGTGGTGCTCGATGAAGCTGAGCGCGGCGGCGAGGTCGTACAGGTACCAGCCGAACCCGCAGTCGTCGAAGTCGATCACCGCGACCGGGGCGTCCCCGGCGGTGGGGTCGCCGTCCACGAGGAGGTTGGCGAGCCGCAGGTCGGCGTGGATGAGCCCGTACCGGTCGGGCCCGCGGCCGTAGCGGGCGAGCCGCTCGCGGAGCACGGCGTCGAGCCGGGAGAGCACCGCGTGGGCCTCGCGGTCCACGCCGACCCCGTCCTGCCACCGGCCCCAGCGGGCCACCGAGCCGAGCGCGGCGTCGTAGTCCCAGTGGAACCGGGTGAAGCCGGGCGGGCGCCGCCAGGCGCGGGCGTGCAGGTGCATGCGCGCGGTGATCGCGCCGAGCGACGCGAAGCCCGCGACCAGCCACTCCTCGGGCGGCTCGGCCCCGGGCAGGAACTCGAACATGACGCAGTGCCGTACCCCGCCGTCCGCGTCCGGGTCGGGCACGCTCACCACCCGGGAGCCGTCGCGGGCGGGAAGCACCGCCGGGGTGCGCACCCCGGCGTCCCGGCGCAGCGCCTCCAGCCAGGCGAGCTCGGACTCGATCGCCGCGCGCGAGTGGTAGCCGAGCCGGTGCACCCGCAGCACCGCGCTCCCCGCCCCACGGCCGCCCGAGCCGTTCCCCGGGCGCAGGCCGTCCACCCGGAAGGTGGCGTTCTCCGAGACGTTGAGCAGGCTCACCCGGGCGTCGGACGGAGCCCCGTAGCGGGCGAGCGCACGCCGCGCCACCCGCTCGACGCGGGCGAGCACCTCGCGCCGCGACAGGTCGTGCTCCCGCGTCGTCTCCAGGCCGCCGATCGGGTCGCGCCCCGCCACACCGCCTCCTTCGCTCCGGGTCCGCCGCCTGCGGACGCTCGCGGGCGAGCAGCCTAGTACCCGCGCCCGGGGAAGATCGGCGGCGGTACGGGAGGGGCGGCTCGCCGGGCGGGCCGCCCTCGTGGCAGTCTTCGCGGTATGGCGGTCGCCCAATGAACCTCGAGCTCGCCCTGCGGATGTGCGAGGTCGCCGTGCGGGAGGCGCGTCGCCTCGGCGCCCTCGTGTCCGTGGCGGTGGTGGACGGCGGCGGGCACCTGGTCGCCTTCCAGCGCATGGACGGGGCCGGCATCGCGGGCCCCGAGCTCGCGCCCGCCAAGGCGTACACGGCGGTGGCGCTGCGCCGGGACACCGCCGAGCTCGCCCCTCTGGCCGTGCCCGGCGGCGAGCTGTACGGCCTGCCGCCGCGCTTCGCCTGCCTGCCCGGCGGCGTGCCGCTGTGGGACGCCGACACCGTGGTGGGCGGTGTCGGCGTCAGCGGCGGCTCCCCGGAGCAGGATGTCGCCTGCGCCCGGCTCGCCGCCTCGCTCTGGGAGGATCTGCGGTGACGACCGCCCCGGCACCCCCTCGCCGGGGCGGGGCGGTCACTCGTGGAGCTTGAGCGCGCCGGACGGGCACATCTGCACGGCCCGGCGGACCTTGTCCGCGAGCTCGGCCGGCGGCTCGGGGTCGAGCAGCACGACCGTGCCCTCCTCCTCGTGCTGGTCGAACACCTCCGGAGCGTTCAGCGCGCACATCCCCGCCGCGATGCACACATCGGTGTCGGCGCTGATCTTCATCGACAAACGCCTCCTGATCGAATCCGTCACCAGGTGACCGGCAGCCGGTGCACCCCATAGATGTTCATATCAGTGCGCATGGGCACCTCGCCCGGCGTCACGGCAAGGCGCAGGTCCGGAAATCGCCGGAGCAGCGCCGGGAGGGCGATGCGCAGCTCGATCCGGGCGAGCTGCTGGCCCAGGCACTGGTGCACGCCGTGGCCGAAGGCGAGGTGCGGCGCGGGCGGGCGGCGCACGTCGAGCTCGTCGGGACGGTCGAACCACTCCGGGTCCCGGTTCGCCGCGGACAGCGACACCGTCACCGTCTCGCCCGCCCGGATGGTGTGCCCCTCCAGCTCGACGTCCTCGAGCGCGGTGCGGGTGGGCCCGATGTGCACGATGGTGAGGTAGCGCAGCAGCTCCTCGGCCGCGGTCCCGGCCGTCTCCGGGTCGTCGCGCACCGCGGCGAGCTGGTCGGGGTGCTGCAGCAGCGTGAACGCGCCGAGGGCGATCATGTTGGCGGTGGTCTCGTGCCCGGCGATGAGCAGCAGGGACGCCACCCCGGCGATCTCCTCCTCGGTGAGCCCGCCGGAGGCGACGAGGCCGCTGAGCAGGTCGTCGCCGGGCTCGTCCCGCTTGTGCCGTACCAGGTCGGCAAGGTAGGCGATCAGCCCGTCGAGGGCGACGAGCTTCTCCTCGGGGCCGCGCTCGAGGCTGAGCAGCGTCGCCGAGTCCCGCTGGAACCGCTCGTGGTCCCGGTACGGCACGCCGAGCAGCTCGCAGATCACCAGGGACGGGATCGGCAGCGCGTACGCCCGCACCAGGTCGGCCGGGGGCCCGGCGGCCGCCATCTCCTCCAGCAGCCCGGCGGCGATGCGGGCGATCCGCGGCTCCAGCAGCCGCATCCGCCGCACGGTGAACTGCCCGGTGAGCAGCCGCCGGTACCGGGTGTGCTCGGGCGGGTCCATGCGGAGGAACATCCCGGGCGGGAAGCGCAGCAGCGACAGCTCTCTCGCGGACCGGCCGACCGGCACGTGGGTGAGCTCGGCGCGGTTGCTGAACCTGGGGTCGGCGAGCACGGCCCGCACGGTGGAGAACCGGGTGGCGAGCCAGCCGAGGTGCCCGTCGGGGTAGGCGAGCCGGAGCAGCGGCGCCTCCTGCCGCCAGCGCCCGAGCTCGTCGGGCGGGTCGAGGGGACGTTGCCGGGCGGTGGGGAAGGTCACCGCCTCGGCCGTCGGCCGACGCGTTGTCCTCGTCATGACGCACTCCTCGCCGATGGGCGGGTGAACACCCGGTTACCTGCCCATCGGCGGGCGTCCCACCATCCCGGCACGCGGGTTTTACTCACCCGGACGTCCCCGGCGACCCGGGTCAGACGAGCAGCTCGCCGCGGGCGACGGGTACGGCCGAGCCGCCCACCTCGACCGCGTCGATGCGGTCGCCCTCCCCCAGCACCCGGGCGTACAGCGTCGAGGGGCGGTTCACCTCCGCGCCCTGGGAGATCTCGATCTCCTCCCCGTACGCGATGCGGCCGTGCCGGGCGAGGTGGACCGCGGCCGGGCCCGCGGCCGACCCGGTGGCCGGGTCCTCGGTGACGCCGATCGCCGGGGCGAACAGCCGGGCCTTCCACCGCGTCCCCGAGCCCGCGACGCAGTACACGCCGACGTCCCCCAGCGCGGCGAGCGCGTTCAGGTCCGGGCGGAGCGCGGCCACCCGCGCCGGGTCGTCGAGCACCACGTACACGAACCGCGGCCCGTTGACGTAGAGCTCGACGGGCAGCTCGGCCCCGGCCACCCCGAGCGCGGCGAGCACGTCGCCCGCCCGATCGTACGGCCCCCAGGTGGGGATCGGCTGCCGCATCCGCCCGCGCCCGAGCCGCCCCGGCCCGTCGCCGCCCGCCTCCCGCTCGAAGACCACCGGCACCGGGCCCGCGCCGGTCTCGAGCACGACCCGCTCGCGCCCGTCCCGCTCGGCGAGGAAGTGGGCGGCGCCGAGCGTGGGGTGCCCGGCGAACGGCAGCTCGGCGGCGGGGGTGAAGATGCGGATGCGGGCGTCGCCCTCCCCCTCGGCGGGGAGGATGAACACGGTCTCCGACAGGTTCATCTCCCGCGCGATCGCCTGCATCCGGTCCGACGGGATCGCGGCCGCCTTCGGGAAGACCGCGAGCGCGTTGCCCTCCAGGGGCGTGTCCGTGAATACGTCCAAAATCACATAAGGGTGCACGGTGATCAAGCGTTCCGGCTCGCCGTATCCCGGTCAAGCTCCGCGAGCAGCGCCTCGATCTCGGCGCGGGACGGCATCGAGGTGCTCGCGCCCTCCCGCTGCACCGACAGCGCGGCGGCGGCCGCGGCGAAGCGCAGGGCCTGCGCGGGCGGCCTGCCCTCGGCGCGGGCCACGGCGAGCGCCCCGGCGAAGGTGTCGCCCGCGGCGGTGGTGTCCACCGCCTTGACCTCGACCGCGGGCACGTGCAGCCGCTCGCCGTCGCGCGAGCCGTACAGCGCGCCCCGGGCGCCGAGGGTGATCACCACCTCGGGCACCCGCTCGAGCAGGGCGTCGAGGGCGCGCTCGGGGTCGGCGACGCCGGTGATCGCGGCGGCCTCGTGCTCGTTCGGCACGAGCACGTCGACCGCGCCGAGCAGCTCGTCCGGGAGCGGCCGGGCCGGGGCCGGGGTGAGGATCACCGAGACCGGCGAGCCGCCCCGCGCCCCGTCGCGGGCGTGCGGCCGGGGACCGGCCCCGACCGTGTACGGCTCGGCGTCGCCGCCGCCGATCGTCTTCGCCTCCCGCGCCGCGGCGACCACGGCCTCGAGCGGCAGCTCGAGCTGGAGCAGCAGCACGTCGGTGCGGGCGATCGCGGCGAGCTCGGCCTCGGTGGGCCCGGTCATCTGACCGTTGGCGCCGGGCACGACGATGATCGAGTTGCCGCCCTCGTCGTCGACGACGATGTGCGCGATGCCCGAGGGGCCGGGCACGGTGCGCAGGTGGCCGACCTCGACGCCCGCCGCCAGGAGGGTCTCGCGCAGCCGCGGCCCGAACGCGTCGTCGCCGACCGCGCCGATGAAGGTGACCGGCGCCCCGGCGCGTGCCGCGGCGATCGCCTGGTTGGCGCCCTTGCCGCCGGGGATCATGCGGAAGGCCCGCCCGGTGACGGTCTCCCCGCGCCCGGGCGCCGCCGCCACGTAGGCGACGAGGTCCATGTTGACGCTGCCGAAAACGGAGATCATCTCAGCCACCTGCCCGCTTCGTCGTCATCGACGAGGCAAGCGTACGGCCCCGCCCCGGCGTGGCGGGTGATCCCGCAGGTTCAGACGGCGGGCCCGGTGGCGGGCACCTCGTCCCGCGGCCCCGGCCAGGCGGGCGCGGCGGGCGTGCGGGCCGCCGGAGGGCAGCCGCGTACCCGCAGCCCGTCGCGCCAGCGCAGGATCGCCTGCTCGTCGGCGTACGCGACGGCGCGCAGCATGTTGCCGCCGTCGAGCCGGTCCACGGTACGGCACAGCCGCCGCCGCAGCCGCGGCGGGAGCCGGGTGGTGCCCGCCTCGACGGTGTCGCCGTAGAACGGCGCGAACGACACCCCGGCGAACCCGGTGCGGCCGAGCAGCACCGGCAGCGTCTCGGACGTGTAGAACATCAGGTGGTTCTTGGTGAACCCGTTCCACGCGTCGCCGTCGGCCTTGAGCAGCAGCGAGTTGGCGTTGACGGTGAGGATGAGCAGCACCCCGCCGGGCGCGAGCAGCCGCCGGAACCGGGCGAAGTCCTCCAGCGGCCGGGGCAGGTGGGCGAGCACCGACCACAGCGTGATCACGTCGAAGCCGCCGCGGGCGATCTCCGGCACATCGGCGATGTCGCCGTGGTAGGCGCGCGCCCGGGTCAGCCGCTCGTTGGCGAGCTTCACCGAGTCCGGGGACAGGTCGATGCCGACGGCGTCGAAGCCGCGCTCTTCGGCGAGCTCGAGGAACAGCCCGGCGCCGCAGCCGAAGTCGAGCAGCCGCCGCCCGGCGCCGTCCCGGAACAGGTCGCCGAACGCGTCGAGGGTGAGCCGGTAGCGGCGCTGCCGGCCCGCGGCGTAGTCGCCGGTGAGGAAGCCGCTGTAGTTGCCGGCGTACAGGTCGCCGAGCCGTTCCGGCCGGATGCCGGGGTTGCGGTAGAGGAACCCGCAGCTCGGGCAGCGCACGACGTGGTAGGACCAGCGGGTGTTGCGCGCGTTCCTCCGCTTGGCCCCGCTGGGGGCGAACAGCGGCTGCTGGCGGCTCTCCCCGCACAGCATGCAGCTCAGGTACTCCTCGATCGGCCCGAGCGGGACCCGCGCCCGGTACTCGTCGAGCGAGATCACCTCCGCGGTGCGCAGCCTCTTGCGCCAGCGCAGCTCGCGGACGAGCCACTCCCCCGGCCGCACGTAGATCCGCTGGCCGCGGGGGATGCGGTCGTAGCGCGTGCCGTACACCAGGCGGCCCAGGATCCGTGTCGCTCCGGCCATCGCCCACCTCGCCGTTCACCTCGACGTCCACGCCCCCGGCGTGGTGGGCCCAGTCGTACCCTCAAGGGCGGGGAAAACGCTCTTGGGCACGCCCGGAGTTGTGATCTCCTGCCTCGGCGTTTGCGATCGCTTCACGGCGCGTACGGCGAGCCGGTACGGCCCGCGGGCGCGGCTCAGCGGTCGCCGGCGCGGTCCGCGGCCCAGTCGAGCAGCGCGCCCGCGGTGGCGAAGCGGCGGGCGGAGCTGGTCTCGCCGAGGATCACGCCGACCAGCCGGGAACCGTTGCGGTCGGCGGCGAAGGCGAGGGTGTACCCGGCGGCGTTGGTGAAGCCGGTCTTGACGCCGATTACGCCGGGCTCGCCGAGCAGCCGGTTGGTGTTCCGCCACCAGTAGGCGCCGTGGGCGTCGGTCTCGGGCACCTCGTGGTACCGGGTCGAGGTGATCGTCTTGAGCGTGGGGTCGGTGAGCACCGCGGTGGCGAGCCTGGCCTGGTCGCGGGCGGTGGAGTACCCGCCGCCGCCCGTCGGCATGCCGTCGGCGTTGACGTAGCGGGTGTCGTGCATGCCGAGCTCGCGGGCCGTGGCGTTCATCTTGGCGACGAACGCGTCGACGCCGGGGCCGTAGGTGCGGGCGAGCACGTGCGCGGCGTCGGCGCCGGACGGCAGCAGCAGCGCGTGCAGCACGTCCTCGACGGTGAGCCGGTCGCCCGCCTTCAGGCCGGCGACGGCGGCCCCGCCGCGTGCCGCGTACCGCACGTCCTCGGCGGTGACCTCGACGGTGTCGGTGGGCTTGGCCTCCTTGAGGACCACGTAGGCGGTCATCATCTTGGTGAGGCTCGCCACGGGCATGCGCGCGTCGGCCCGCTTGCCGTAGTGCTCCCGGCCGGTGGTGGCGTCCACCAGGTAGGCGGCGCGGGCGTACACGGCGGGGGCGTCGGCGGGCGTGAGGGTGCGGACCGTGGCGGGGACGTCCGCGGCGGCGGGCACCGCCTCCGGCACCGCCGCGGGCGTGGCGGCGGAGGCGGGGGCGGCGGTGGCGACGACGCCGGCGGCGAGGGCGGCGCCGAGCAGGGCACGGGTGATGCGGCCGGGGATGTGCGTGGGCATGAGGGCTTCGCTCCTTGGCTTCCATGCCGCCTGCCGGGATGGAACGCGCCGGGCCGTACGCCCTCCTGACGCCGGGCGCTGTGATCGACCGTGGAATGCGCGAACCCGGTTCCGCGCTGCGCGGAAGCGGCGGCCGGGCGCCGTCCCGTGACTTGCCTCGGTGGACGACGCGCTCGGGCAACGAACGCCGACGGACCGTCAACGGCCCGCCACACGTGACCCCAAAGTTAGCAAATCGGTATAAACCGCGCAAACAGTACAAACAGCACATCAAGCCGGGGCCGCGGAGCCCCGCGGACGCCGCCCGCCACGCGGCGGCCACGGATCCCCTGCGCGGCCGGGCGTCCCGTGCCGACGGCGGCGGAGGCGGCCGCGAAACCGGACCCTGCGCAGGTCAAAGAGGGTCTTGCCCGCTATGGTGTACCGGTGCTCTACCCGGAGGGATGGTCGGCCGCACCGCTGCGCTGGGCGATGGAGACCGTGGGCGCCCGGCAGCTCGCGCTGCTGCCGGAGCACCCGGGCCTGCTCGCGGCGGTGGACCAGCACGTGGCGGCCCTGCGCGAGGCGATCGAGGTCAACGAGGAGACGCTCGGCGACTACCTGCTCGGCTTCGTCGACGAGCTGCGCGAGCGCAACTGGACGTTCACCGGCGAGCCCGACTTCGCCACCCTCCGCCTCACCGCGATCTGCCTGCTCGCCCGCGAGCTCGGCTACCTCGACGACGAGCTCCCCGCCTGACCCGCGGCGCCGCCCGGCCCGCGCGGGCCGTACCCGACGGCCGCCCGGACACGACAAGGCCGGAGCCCCGAGGTTCGAGGCTCCGGCCCGGGCCGGGTCGCGGTATGGAGCGGTGCGATGGTCGCGGCGGGATGTCCCGGATCAGGTGCCGGGGCGGCGTCCGCCGGGGCGCCGCGTCGCTCCCGGCGTCCCCGGGGTCGTACCCGGACCCGTGGTGCTCGTGTGCGTCGTCTCCGGCGTCTCCTCCCCCGGCCGCTGACCGGTGGGGACGTGCTCGGCCGCGTCCTGGCGGCCCCGCGTGTACGCCTCGGCGTGCGCGCGCATCTGCGGCGCCTGCTCCTCGATCCTGCCGAGCCAGCGCTCCCAGCGCTGCTGCATCGGCCGGATGAGCCCGCCGCCGACGCCGATGGCGATGACCGCGCCGATGGTGGCGAGCACGGTGATGAGGATCGGGGTGGTGACGGCCGTGGCGATGCCGACCTGGTTGAGCGCGGCGATGATGCCGAGCGCCCAGATGAACACGGCGGCCGCGACGCCCACCCAGCGGCCGTACGAGGTGCCGCCGAGCATGCCGGTGATGATGTCCTTCACCGCGCCGGCGATCGCCCCGGCGATCACCAGAATGATGATCGCGACGATGGCGAGCGGCAGCCAGGCCACGACCGCGGTGAGCAGGTTGGAGACCGCGTTGGGACCGAAGACGTTGAACGCGAGCTGGAGCGTGATCAGGATGATCGCGTAGAACACGATCCGCGCGATCAGGCTGCTGGCGTCGTACCGGCCACCCTGGAGCATGCGGCCGACGCCGCTGCGCTCGACGGCACGATCGAAGCCGACCCGTTCGAGGACCTTGTCGACGATCTTCTCGAGTACCTTGGCGACGATCCACCCGATGATCAGGATGAGCACGAAGACGACCAGCCTGGGGACGAACAGCACGATCGTCCGCCAGAGGTCCGCAAGACTCTGCCCGATGTCGATGCCC is a window from the Thermopolyspora flexuosa genome containing:
- a CDS encoding PfkB family carbohydrate kinase; the protein is MISVFGSVNMDLVAYVAAAPGRGETVTGRAFRMIPGGKGANQAIAAARAGAPVTFIGAVGDDAFGPRLRETLLAAGVEVGHLRTVPGPSGIAHIVVDDEGGNSIIVVPGANGQMTGPTEAELAAIARTDVLLLQLELPLEAVVAAAREAKTIGGGDAEPYTVGAGPRPHARDGARGGSPVSVILTPAPARPLPDELLGAVDVLVPNEHEAAAITGVADPERALDALLERVPEVVITLGARGALYGSRDGERLHVPAVEVKAVDTTAAGDTFAGALAVARAEGRPPAQALRFAAAAAALSVQREGASTSMPSRAEIEALLAELDRDTASRNA
- a CDS encoding class I SAM-dependent methyltransferase, with protein sequence MAGATRILGRLVYGTRYDRIPRGQRIYVRPGEWLVRELRWRKRLRTAEVISLDEYRARVPLGPIEEYLSCMLCGESRQQPLFAPSGAKRRNARNTRWSYHVVRCPSCGFLYRNPGIRPERLGDLYAGNYSGFLTGDYAAGRQRRYRLTLDAFGDLFRDGAGRRLLDFGCGAGLFLELAEERGFDAVGIDLSPDSVKLANERLTRARAYHGDIADVPEIARGGFDVITLWSVLAHLPRPLEDFARFRRLLAPGGVLLILTVNANSLLLKADGDAWNGFTKNHLMFYTSETLPVLLGRTGFAGVSFAPFYGDTVEAGTTRLPPRLRRRLCRTVDRLDGGNMLRAVAYADEQAILRWRDGLRVRGCPPAARTPAAPAWPGPRDEVPATGPAV
- a CDS encoding D-alanyl-D-alanine carboxypeptidase family protein, producing the protein MPTHIPGRITRALLGAALAAGVVATAAPASAATPAAVPEAVPAAADVPATVRTLTPADAPAVYARAAYLVDATTGREHYGKRADARMPVASLTKMMTAYVVLKEAKPTDTVEVTAEDVRYAARGGAAVAGLKAGDRLTVEDVLHALLLPSGADAAHVLARTYGPGVDAFVAKMNATARELGMHDTRYVNADGMPTGGGGYSTARDQARLATAVLTDPTLKTITSTRYHEVPETDAHGAYWWRNTNRLLGEPGVIGVKTGFTNAAGYTLAFAADRNGSRLVGVILGETSSARRFATAGALLDWAADRAGDR
- a CDS encoding DUF6401 family natural product biosynthesis protein — translated: MLYPEGWSAAPLRWAMETVGARQLALLPEHPGLLAAVDQHVAALREAIEVNEETLGDYLLGFVDELRERNWTFTGEPDFATLRLTAICLLARELGYLDDELPA
- a CDS encoding mechanosensitive ion channel family protein; protein product: MGIDIGQSLADLWRTIVLFVPRLVVFVLILIIGWIVAKVLEKIVDKVLERVGFDRAVERSGVGRMLQGGRYDASSLIARIVFYAIILITLQLAFNVFGPNAVSNLLTAVVAWLPLAIVAIIILVIAGAIAGAVKDIITGMLGGTSYGRWVGVAAAVFIWALGIIAALNQVGIATAVTTPILITVLATIGAVIAIGVGGGLIRPMQQRWERWLGRIEEQAPQMRAHAEAYTRGRQDAAEHVPTGQRPGEETPETTHTSTTGPGTTPGTPGATRRPGGRRPGT